From the genome of Candidatus Deferrimicrobium borealis:
AGCCCGCTGCCACGGATCGACCCCGAGCGCGGACAGGACCGAGGGATCCTTCAACACCATCGCGTCGTGGATGCTCGTGGACCCGTCGAACGACCCGACCGCCCGGCGGAACTTCTCGTGGTACCCTTCCTCCCGCCGCGTCAGCACGTGCCCGAGCGCCACCGCCCGCCGGGGAAGGGAGATCTCCGTCACCGCCCCGCCGTCATGGGCGTGGGCGAGCAGGGTCAGCCCCGACGTCTTCAGGAGCAGCTCCTCCCCGCCGTCCCGGTCGATGTCCCCGCGCTCCGCCTCCGTCCACCGCTCCTCCTCGCCGTGCAGCACCGCGTCGGACGCCGCCTCGGCGCGGAGGAGGTTCGCGTACGCCGCCTCGCGCAGGTGGTTGAGGTAGAGCCCCCCGAAGACGCCGTGCCAGTAGACGTCGTTGCTCTGCGCCTTGTACAGGAAGTCGCATGCCTCGCGCCCGCGGACCGGCCGCACCCGCCGCGCCGCCGCGACCCGTTCGCTCACCCACAGCATCCGCTTGTGGAGCTGGTTCGACTCGTCGTACTTGCGCAGGAAATTCCGGAAATATCCCCCCTGGAGGAACGGCTTCATCTCGGCCATCTTCCCCGCGCGCAGTTCATGGAGCAGGTCGCCGAACCGCGCGGCCCCGCCCGGCGGCAACGTCCACTCGCCCATCTCGGCGTAGGAGCAGGTGGGCAGGTAGACCGTTCCGCGCGGGGGCGCGACGGAGGCGTACTCCCCGAACGTCATCGCCGTGAGCCAGTCGGCGCGCTCCGCGACCCCCTTGAAAAAGCGGCGAAGCCACCCTTCCCCGTAGACGCTGCGGTGCGTCCCGGGCCAGACGCCGAATTTTTCGCCGTCGTCGGCGAAGATCGCCGCCGGGTACGGCACGGCGCGGGAGGTCAGCCGCTCGATCTCCCGCACCGTTTCCCCCACGTCCCCGAAGGGAATCAGGTACCGGAGCCGCTCGCTCCCGGGGAAGACGCGCACGGCGGCGCCGTTGTATTCGGTGAGGTAGACGCCGTCCAGCTCCCCGGGAGAACAACCCGCCCGCACGAAGTGGTAATCGTCCACCGGAAGGTATTTCACCCCCGCAGCGAAGAGCGTGGCCGGCAGGTCCGGCTCCCACACGCGCTCGGCGAGCCAGATCCCCTCGGGCGCCTTCCCGAAGAGCCGCCTCACCTCGGCCGCGAGCGCCTCGATCTGTCCCAGGCGGTCCCGTTCCGGCAGCAGCGCGAGGATCGGCTCGTACATCCCGCCGCCCAGCAGTTCGGCCTGCCCTCGGTCGGACAGAGCTTTCAGGAGCGAAAACGTTTCGGGAGACCGTTCGGCCAGCCACCGGAGGAGGAAGCCGGAGAAGTGGATCGTGACCTTGACCGACGGGAAATCGGCGAGGGTCTGGAGGAACGGCAGGTACGCGTCGCGCGCCGCGTCCCCGATCACGGAGTCGAAGTTCCCCACCGGCTGGTGGTTGTGGAGGCACAGAAGGAGTGCGCGCCGGGACGGCGCGGGGGCCGGCATGCTCAATGTCCCTCGTCCCCCGCCTGCGCGAACTCCGTCAGAACGCCGAAGGTCGACTTCGGGTGGAGAAAGCCGATCCGCATCCCGTGGACCCCCGGCCGGGGGGTCTCGTCGATGAGCCGGACCCCCTTCCCCTTCGCGTGCGACAGGGCCGCGGCGGCGTCGTCCACCTCGAAACAGAGGTGGTGGATCCCCTCGCCGTTCCTCTCGAGGAACTTCCCCACCGGGCCGTCGGGGGCCGTCGACTCGATCACCTCGATCGTGCTCTCGCCCACGCGGAAGACGGCGGCGCGGATCTTCTGGTCCGCCACCTCTTCGGTCCCGACCAGCTCCAGCCCGAGGACGTCCCGGTAGAAGGGGATCGCCTCCCGGAGGCTGCGGACGGCGATGCCGATGTGCTGGATCCTGCGGATCATGGAATGCCTCCCGTTGGTACAGTCTACAGTTTGACGAGGAAGGGGGAGAGGACGCGGAAGGCGAAATACCCCGCGGCGGCGGCGGCCGGGATCGTCAGGATCCACGCCCACACGATCCGGATCCCCACCTTCCAGTTCACCTTCTTCCGCCCCTGGGAAAGCCCCACCCCGAGGATCGCCGATGTGATGACGTGGGTGGTGCTGATCGGGACCCCCATCGCGGTCGCGGTGAGGATGACGGCCGACGACGACGTCTCCGCGCAGAAGCCGTGGACCGGCTGAAGCTCCACGAAGTCGCTCCCGACGGTCTTGATGATGCGCCACCCCCCAATCGCGGTCCCGAGGGCCATCGCGGCCGCGCAGGCGATGATCACCCACAGCGGGATGTGGAAGACCGGCATCGCGCCGTAGGAGACGAGGGCGAGCGAGATCACGCCCATCGATTTCTGGGCGTCGTTCGACCCGTGGGAGAAGGCCATGAAGGCGGCCGAGAGGATCTGCAGCTTCCGGAAAGCGCGGTTGAGCGGCGAGGGGTGATGGTTCCGGAAGATCCAGTAGATGGCGACCATGATGAGGAACGCGAAGAGCGTCCCCACAACGGGGGAGACGACGATGGCGATCAGGATCTTCGAGATCCCGCTCCACTGGAGCGGCTGGAACCCCCGCGCGGCGACCACCGCCCCGATCAGCCCCCCGATGATCGCGTGGGAGGACGAGGCCGGTATGCCGTAGTGCCAGGTGACGAGGTCCCAGAAGATCGCCCCGGCCAGGGCCGACAGGACCACGATCTGGGTGACGTCCGCGGGGTCGACGATCCCCTTGCCGATCGTCGTCGCCACGTGGGTGGAGATGAAGGCGCCGATGAA
Proteins encoded in this window:
- a CDS encoding DUF1926 domain-containing protein, with amino-acid sequence MPAPAPSRRALLLCLHNHQPVGNFDSVIGDAARDAYLPFLQTLADFPSVKVTIHFSGFLLRWLAERSPETFSLLKALSDRGQAELLGGGMYEPILALLPERDRLGQIEALAAEVRRLFGKAPEGIWLAERVWEPDLPATLFAAGVKYLPVDDYHFVRAGCSPGELDGVYLTEYNGAAVRVFPGSERLRYLIPFGDVGETVREIERLTSRAVPYPAAIFADDGEKFGVWPGTHRSVYGEGWLRRFFKGVAERADWLTAMTFGEYASVAPPRGTVYLPTCSYAEMGEWTLPPGGAARFGDLLHELRAGKMAEMKPFLQGGYFRNFLRKYDESNQLHKRMLWVSERVAAARRVRPVRGREACDFLYKAQSNDVYWHGVFGGLYLNHLREAAYANLLRAEAASDAVLHGEEERWTEAERGDIDRDGGEELLLKTSGLTLLAHAHDGGAVTEISLPRRAVALGHVLTRREEGYHEKFRRAVGSFDGSTSIHDAMVLKDPSVLSALGVDPWQRASFREAYYRSGDLPETVLSGAAASRCITAGREASVTVLRRGSRLVAEFAVPFGGEGIDLHLVKALVLRGDGEQFEARFRLENRGAETASGWLCSEWNLNLLSGNGPDRYYEGMGEARALSSSGVARAVRAFRVVDAWRNVAAGAALDRECVVLREPIETASLSESGAEKIHQGVCLRILFPVRLEPGNDERYSILWSFKSVD
- the mce gene encoding methylmalonyl-CoA epimerase; amino-acid sequence: MIRRIQHIGIAVRSLREAIPFYRDVLGLELVGTEEVADQKIRAAVFRVGESTIEVIESTAPDGPVGKFLERNGEGIHHLCFEVDDAAAALSHAKGKGVRLIDETPRPGVHGMRIGFLHPKSTFGVLTEFAQAGDEGH
- a CDS encoding inorganic phosphate transporter, which translates into the protein MPEAPLLLLGLVIFAALAFDFINGFHDTANAIATCISTRALSIRSAILMAAGLNFIGAFISTHVATTIGKGIVDPADVTQIVVLSALAGAIFWDLVTWHYGIPASSSHAIIGGLIGAVVAARGFQPLQWSGISKILIAIVVSPVVGTLFAFLIMVAIYWIFRNHHPSPLNRAFRKLQILSAAFMAFSHGSNDAQKSMGVISLALVSYGAMPVFHIPLWVIIACAAAMALGTAIGGWRIIKTVGSDFVELQPVHGFCAETSSSAVILTATAMGVPISTTHVITSAILGVGLSQGRKKVNWKVGIRIVWAWILTIPAAAAAGYFAFRVLSPFLVKL